From Phycisphaerae bacterium, the proteins below share one genomic window:
- a CDS encoding helix-turn-helix domain-containing protein produces MPDEDVNQVVKTDATENEDATESVPRLALRAKDAAIALGIGARLLWSMTSRNEIPHIRLGKAVLYPVDALRTWLSEGATPKPRRR; encoded by the coding sequence ATGCCAGATGAGGATGTGAATCAGGTTGTCAAAACGGACGCGACAGAGAACGAGGACGCAACTGAGTCGGTGCCGCGGCTGGCGTTGCGGGCGAAGGACGCGGCGATCGCCCTGGGAATCGGGGCGCGGTTGCTGTGGAGCATGACCAGTCGCAACGAAATCCCGCACATCCGGCTCGGCAAGGCCGTCCTGTATCCCGTTGACGCTCTGCGGACCTGGCTGAGCGAGGGCGCCACACCAAAGCCCCGGCGCCGGTGA
- a CDS encoding helix-turn-helix domain-containing protein, which produces MSRLLMLRDVARTLGLSVRKVRMDAAAGRFAPALVRFGRAVRVRESELSAWIDAGCPDRNEWQKRENHHAR; this is translated from the coding sequence ATGTCCAGGCTGCTGATGTTGCGAGACGTCGCCCGGACGCTCGGGTTGAGTGTCCGCAAGGTGCGGATGGACGCCGCAGCCGGAAGGTTCGCACCGGCGTTGGTGCGGTTCGGCCGGGCGGTACGAGTACGCGAATCCGAGTTGTCGGCGTGGATCGACGCCGGTTGCCCGGATCGGAACGAATGGCAGAAGAGGGAGAACCACCATGCCAGATGA
- a CDS encoding DNA polymerase I produces MVARRLEDGRTLRLWREVLRALRSAPFATDPDALMVAYYAGAEAGCFLRLGWPMPANVLDLFIEFRNATNGLPTPCGAGLLGALAYYGIDGLAVAEKESMRSLALRGGEYSDAERAALLDYCEGDVAALKKLLSRMRDDIDLPRALLRGRYMVAAARIEANGVPVDVPLFERMRDRWHAIQDQLIARIDADYGVFDGRTFKAERWVGWLGANGIPWPRLPSGALALDDDTFREMARAHPAIAPVRELRVSLSQMRLSELAVGADGRNRCLLSAFRARTGRNQPSNTRFIFGPAVWLRGLIAPDPGWALAYVDWSQQEFGIAAALSGDPAMIAAYESGDPYLTFAKQAGAVPAEATKVTHGPIREQYKACVLAVQYGMGADSLAARIGQSPAIARDLMHRHRETYRRFWQWSDAAVSYAMLRGQLHTVFGWKVRTGPDVNPRMLANFPMQANGAEMLRLACIFATERGVAVCAPVHDAILIEAPALRIADAVSEAQRAMSDASAAVLDSFRLRTEAKVFTWPERYADERGRRMWDTVQAVLAELPPAETCSAGAHGVTVGWDARCCTGAHPTCSTGAHPVQSLFSLLTEAGTPDDAEPGTGAAAVADAATAETEAVGAAATSEARRTVPERADPLELAVRRLVAAGPGGRGGHGAVAAGRIDTKANGQAVLHRSGCDARQPLRGPSRAAGPGDGWLGQRRATSRPSAGSDDPGRAVALGALPTEWREMYEERAAIIEFDGRIPRQDAEMAALAEISAQMTAESALLAGQAGR; encoded by the coding sequence ATGGTCGCGCGACGGCTGGAAGACGGCCGCACGTTGCGATTGTGGCGCGAAGTGCTGCGGGCGCTGCGGTCCGCGCCGTTCGCGACGGACCCGGATGCGCTCATGGTGGCGTATTACGCCGGCGCTGAAGCCGGCTGTTTCCTGCGCCTGGGCTGGCCGATGCCGGCGAACGTCCTGGACCTGTTCATCGAGTTTCGCAACGCCACGAACGGGCTGCCCACCCCGTGCGGCGCGGGATTGCTTGGGGCGCTGGCATACTACGGAATCGACGGCCTGGCGGTCGCTGAAAAGGAGTCCATGCGGTCACTGGCGCTGCGGGGCGGCGAGTACAGCGACGCGGAGCGGGCCGCGCTGCTGGACTACTGCGAAGGCGACGTCGCGGCGCTCAAGAAACTGCTGTCGCGCATGCGCGACGATATCGACCTGCCGCGGGCGCTGCTGCGCGGCCGGTACATGGTCGCGGCGGCGCGGATCGAAGCGAACGGCGTCCCGGTTGACGTGCCGCTATTCGAACGCATGCGGGATCGGTGGCACGCGATTCAGGATCAGCTTATCGCGCGCATCGACGCCGATTACGGCGTGTTCGACGGCCGGACGTTCAAGGCGGAGCGGTGGGTCGGTTGGCTTGGCGCGAACGGCATCCCGTGGCCGCGGCTGCCGTCGGGCGCACTCGCCTTGGACGATGACACCTTCCGCGAAATGGCCCGCGCGCACCCGGCGATTGCGCCGGTCCGCGAGCTTCGCGTATCGCTGTCGCAGATGCGGCTGTCGGAATTGGCCGTCGGAGCGGACGGACGGAATCGCTGCCTGTTGTCGGCATTTCGCGCACGCACGGGGCGGAACCAGCCCAGCAATACGCGGTTCATCTTCGGCCCGGCCGTCTGGTTGCGCGGGCTGATTGCGCCCGATCCGGGCTGGGCGCTCGCGTACGTGGACTGGTCGCAACAGGAATTCGGCATCGCCGCGGCGCTGTCCGGCGATCCAGCGATGATCGCCGCGTACGAATCGGGCGACCCCTACCTGACGTTCGCGAAGCAGGCAGGCGCGGTTCCAGCCGAAGCCACGAAGGTGACGCACGGGCCGATCCGCGAGCAGTACAAGGCGTGCGTCCTGGCCGTCCAATACGGCATGGGGGCCGACTCGCTCGCGGCGCGGATCGGGCAATCACCGGCGATTGCACGCGACCTGATGCACCGTCATCGCGAAACATACCGACGCTTCTGGCAATGGTCGGACGCGGCCGTGTCGTACGCGATGCTCCGCGGCCAGCTGCATACCGTGTTCGGCTGGAAGGTGCGCACCGGCCCCGACGTGAATCCCCGGATGCTGGCGAACTTCCCGATGCAAGCGAACGGCGCGGAAATGCTCCGGCTGGCATGCATCTTCGCGACCGAGCGCGGCGTCGCCGTTTGTGCGCCAGTCCATGATGCCATTCTCATCGAAGCGCCGGCTTTGCGGATTGCCGACGCGGTGAGCGAAGCGCAGCGGGCGATGTCCGACGCCAGCGCTGCCGTGCTGGACAGCTTCCGCCTTCGGACCGAAGCGAAGGTGTTCACCTGGCCGGAGCGCTACGCCGATGAACGCGGCCGGCGCATGTGGGACACCGTGCAAGCCGTCCTGGCTGAGCTTCCGCCGGCCGAAACCTGTAGCGCCGGCGCTCATGGTGTGACCGTGGGGTGGGACGCGAGATGTTGCACCGGCGCGCACCCTACCTGTAGCACCGGCGCTCACCCCGTGCAATCTCTTTTCTCTCTCCTTACTGAAGCTGGGACCCCCGACGATGCCGAGCCTGGAACCGGAGCGGCTGCGGTTGCCGACGCCGCGACCGCTGAAACCGAAGCCGTCGGTGCGGCCGCCACGTCCGAAGCCCGGCGAACGGTTCCTGAAAGGGCCGATCCCCTGGAACTGGCTGTGCGCCGCCTTGTCGCTGCGGGGCCGGGCGGGCGCGGTGGGCATGGCGCTGTGGCTGCGGGCCGGATTGACACGAAAGCGAACGGTCAAGCTGTCTTACACCGATCTGGCTGCGATGCGCGTCAACCGCTACGCGGCCCGTCGCGGGCTGCGGGCCCTGGAGACGGCTGGCTTGGTCAGCGTCGAGCGACGTCCCGGCCG